Proteins encoded by one window of Panicum virgatum strain AP13 chromosome 7N, P.virgatum_v5, whole genome shotgun sequence:
- the LOC120683256 gene encoding putative inorganic phosphate transporter 1-13 — MARGQLRVLNALDVARTQLYHYMAIVIAGMGFFTDAYDFFAISLVTDLIGNKYYQRDTPPIISVVINGIALCGAVPGQLVFGWLGDKMGRKRIYGVTLVLMVVMSLASGLSFGKPDRKNVVIVLCFFRFWLGFGIGGDYPLSATIMSEYANQRRRGAFIAAVFAMQGFGNLAAGIVGMVVSAAFVNSRTSHADFVWRIVLMFGAVPATLTYYWRMKMPETARYTALVAKDAKKAASDMSSVLNMEIVPEEEGVNQLARQGQYGLFSAEFARRHGIHLLGTSVCWLALDITFYSLNLFMKEIFTNVGLIRIRDGDNPFMRMTNVTALHTVIALCGTLPGYFFTVAFVDRIGRVRIQLLGFTMMSVFIVCLAGPYKYWTEHKSGFAVMYGMTTFFANFGPNTTTFIIAAEIFPARLRSTCHGISGAFGKVGAIIGVFGFGLVLPAEKQVSPEKQIRTILFVLVGCNLVGLVFTLLLPESKGMALEQITGEIEEHEPQLDAAAVAAAECVHEVPV, encoded by the exons ATGGCTCGCGGTCAGCTGAGAGTGCTGAACGCTCTGGATGTGGCCCGGACACAGCTCTACCACTACATGGCGATCGTCATCGCCGGCATGGGCTTCTTCACTGACGCCTACGACTTCTTCGCCATATCCCTCGTCACCGACCTCATCGGCAACAAGTACTACCAGCGAGATACTCCTCCCATCATTTCCGTGGTCATCAACGGCATCGCCCTGTGCGGCGCCGTCCCGGGACAGCTCGTCTTCGGCTGGCTCGGCGACAAGATGGGCCGCAAGCGCATCTACGGCGTCACGCTCGTCCTCATGGTGGTCATGTCTCTCGCATCCGGCCTCTCCTTCGGCAAGCCCGACAGGAAGAATGTGGTCATCGTGCTCTGCTTCTTCCGTTTCTGGCTTGGCTTCGGCATCGGTGGCGACTACCCGCTCTCGGCGACCATCATGTCGGAGTACGCCAACCAGAGGAGACGCGGCGCCTTCATCGCCGCTGTTTTCGCCATGCAG GGTTTTGGCAATCTTGCAGCCGGAATCGTTGGGATGGTGGTGTCAGCCGCCTTTGTGAACAGTCGTACATCCCACGCCGACTTCGTCTGGCGAATCGTCCTCATGTTCGGCGCCGTTCCGGCTACCCTCACCTACTACTGGCGCATGAAGATGCCCGAGACGGCACGATACACCGCCCTCGTGGCCAAGGACGCCAAGAAGGCAGCCTCTGACATGTCGTCCGTCCTCAACATGGAGATTGTCCCAGAGGAGGAAGGTGTCAACCAGCTCGCGCGACAGGGCCAGTACGGTCTATTTTCGGCGGAGTTCGCCCGCCGCCATGGCATCCACCTCCTCGGCACCAGCGTGTGCTGGCTCGCTCTCGACATCACCTTCTACTCGCTGAACCTGTTCATGAAGGAGATCTTCACCAACGTAGGGCTGATCAGAATTCGGGACGGAGACAACCCGTTCATGCGGATGACCAATGTAACCGCGCTGCACACGGTGATCGCGCTCTGCGGAACACTGCCAGGTTACTTCTTCACTGTCGCATTTGTGGACCGCATCGGCCGTGTCAGGATTCAACTGCTCGGGTTCACCATGATGTCCGTCTTCATAGTCTGTCTCGCTGGTCCTTATAAGTACTGGACTGAACACAAGAGTGGCTTTGCTGTCATGTATGGCATGACCACCTTCTTCGCCAACTTCGGTCCCAACACCACCACTTTTATCATTGCGGCAGAAATCTTCCCTGCCCGGCTACGCTCGACGTGCCACGGCATATCCGGGGCGTTTGGGAAGGTCGGCGCCATCATCGGTGTGTTTGGCTTCGGCCTGGTCCTGCCCGCGGAGAAACAAGTCAGCCCCGAGAAACAAATCAGAACCATTCTGTTCGTGCTTGTTGGATGCAACCTTGTCGGACTTGTCTTCACCCTCCTCTTGCCAGAGTCCAAGGGGATGGCGCTAGAGCAGATCACCGGAGAAATAGAAGAACATGAGCCGCAACTGGACGCTGCAGCAGTTGCTGCGGCCGAGTGCGTACATGAGGTGCCTGTTTAG